TGCCGAATTTTCGCCCGGTCTTCGATTGCAGAAAACCCATCAATTGTATTGGGAGAACGGGATCACGCTGGATTACACGCATGACTGTCTGCTTGATCAGCATCTGCATGTGGGATTGAGTTTTATTTCCTCCCGGTTCGGTACGGCTCTGAACTCGAATGCTCTGAAACAGGATCACTATATGCTTTACGGCGCCTGGGTGTTTCGTCCGGACGAGTCCCTGCAGCCTGTGGTTCGGCTGAACACCGGTTATTTTATTGCGGATTACGAGTCGGATCTATTCAATGATCTCGACAACACCTCACTGTTGCTCTCGGCCGAAACCGGATTTATCGTGAATGCTTACAAACAGCTCGATCTTTTATTGATGCTGGGGTATAATTTCATCACCGGAGATGGGACAAGCGGCGCCGGCACCTTGTTTCCGCTTTTTTATTATCTCTCAGTCAGCTGGACCCTGAAAGGAGGTGCGCGATGAAACAAATCTGTATGTTTCTTTTCTCGCTCAGCCTCGTGTTTCTTGCATGCGACTCCCCGTCGATCAATGACAGCAGCATGCTGGACGGAGATTTTATGTATGACGTGTCTCTGTATGAACCGGAAAACTATCTGGTGTCCGCTGCCATTTCGGAACCGACGCCGGAACAATTGCAGATGCCGGTGGTCATTGCTTCGCACGGATATAGCGCCACCACGTTTGAATGGGACGAGTTTCATGCCTGGACCAGGGATCAGGGCGGCATGCTTGTTTCACGGGTGCTTTTGGGAGGACATGGCCGCGATTATCAGACCTTTAAACATTCAACCTGGCAGGATTGGCTGCGTCCCATTCAGAATGAATATGAACGTCTGGTCGAGCTGGGATATCAGCATATCTCTTTTCTGGCATCTTCTACATCCTGCGCACTGCTTCTGGAACTCCTCAACGACGGCTACTTTCAGGGAATGGATTATCCTGAACATTTTCTGTTTGTGGATCCCATCATTATTTCTTCAGACAAATTGCTGTCTCTGATTGGTATTGTCGGTCCTATGCTGGGATATATTGAAACAGAACCCACAGACGAGGAACGCCGACACTGGTACACCTTTCGGCCCCAGGAAACCCTGCAGGAACTGCAAACGCTGTTGACGACTGTGCGCAAGGATTTACAGTCCGGCATCAACCTGGAATCACATTTAAAAGTATACAAATCAAAAAAAGACGAATCTGCAGATCCTGTTTCTGCGGTATTGATTTACAAGGGTGTAAAGGGGAACATCGAGGTGGAAATGGTCGATTCGGATCTGCATGTGTTTACACGCCTGGCCGGACGCGGCGCGGTTTCACAGCGGGATGTGACAAATCAGATGCAGGCGTTTCAGGATATCCGGCGTATTGTTTTAAACAGTCAATAAAAAAAGCCTCAAATGGACATTTGAGGCTTTTTTGTGTGAGAGAATATGGTTCTGATGTCATGTTGAATGGATATATGTAAAAGTTACGCGTTTTATCATCCCGATTCCCTGATGAGAGCAGGGAATCGGGTTTCAACAAGGAGCTGAGAGAAAATGAGAATTTATCGTACTGCTAAATACTGATTGTTAATAGCGTTATACAGTTCTTTAAAGAAAGAATCTGCGTTTTCAAATGATTCCAGTTTCACTTTTTCCTGAAGATCAGCATTATTCAAATAGATGTAGATCAGCTCGGCATTCACACGAATATAGTCCAGATCTTCTTTTTCTGACATTTTGGCGAGTTTGCCGAATACCTCACGTACATCTGCAGACGGCGCTGTGCTTTTCACCTGTGCCAGGCCCAAAAGAGCAGATCTGCGGACACCCGCGTTTTCAGAATCCAGTGATAGTTTGTATGCTTTGATTGCTTTTTCAATACGATTGTCGTCAGTTACTCTTGCTTCCACAGTTACAGTCGAACCGGCCAGCAGTGCAAAAGCAGATACAACGAGGATTATTTTTTTCATCATATCCTCCTTTTTTATATAATGAATGATCAGTATCAACCAATTTCACCCTAAACTATATCAAAGACAATGCCAAACTTTTAGCGGATCGTACAAGTCTATTAAAAACAGTTATAAAGATGTGGATTGTGCCAAGGCAGCGGGTCAGCAGGGGGGAGCCACAATATGTACCATTTTTCTGCCCCAGGATAAATACCGCCGGGGTGTGAATGGATTATACTCTGTTAGTCAATAAAAAACAGTTTTAAACGGCTTGTAAAAGTGTTGAGCGATCAGTGGAATTTATAAAACACAAATTGTGAACATATGTGGCGTTGTGAAGAAATGTGGCGCCCGTTCAATAAAAATAAATCTCTTGCAAAAAATATGATCAACCCTTATCTTTGTAGAGAGGCATTATATAACCGGAATGAGTGCGACATTTAATCGAAACAGCGGGTGATAAATCCAGATAAAATATGGTGCGGCGATTTGTCTCCCGGCGCTTGATATAAAAGAGGATAAATATGGGTAATGCACAAAAATTTTACCGCGCTCTGGAACAGTATATGGAAGAGCAGCGCGACCAGAGCGGTATTGACGACAAGATACTGATTCAGGTGGGTTCGGCAACCTGTGAAAATGCCGCCGGATCGGAGGCGGTCTGGAAAGAACTGGACAAGCTGATCCGGGTGAGCGGCCGTGAGGATATTATTTTGAAACAAACCGGCTGTACCGGCCGCTGTGCACGTGAACCGATTGTCGGTGTGTTTGTACCCGGACAAATTCCTATCAAATACGAGACGGTAGATCCAGACAAGGTACACCGGATATTCAGTAAACATGTGATGGGCGGAGAAACCATTCCGGGGCTGATTCTGGACAAAGAGACGGAACAACGCTATTCGCATGTGATTACGGTATGCAATTCATCTCGCTGCAACGGCTCGGGCAAAGACCCGGCCGAAGAGATCAGAGCCGCGCTCAA
This genomic window from candidate division KSB1 bacterium contains:
- a CDS encoding esterase yields the protein MKQICMFLFSLSLVFLACDSPSINDSSMLDGDFMYDVSLYEPENYLVSAAISEPTPEQLQMPVVIASHGYSATTFEWDEFHAWTRDQGGMLVSRVLLGGHGRDYQTFKHSTWQDWLRPIQNEYERLVELGYQHISFLASSTSCALLLELLNDGYFQGMDYPEHFLFVDPIIISSDKLLSLIGIVGPMLGYIETEPTDEERRHWYTFRPQETLQELQTLLTTVRKDLQSGINLESHLKVYKSKKDESADPVSAVLIYKGVKGNIEVEMVDSDLHVFTRLAGRGAVSQRDVTNQMQAFQDIRRIVLNSQ